The DNA region TAATCCAGCGTGATGCGCAGTTCGGATATGGCGCGGGTCGAATCCGGCCAGACACGGTCTTTCACCAGCGCCCGGATATGGTCCTCGTACTGGAAGCGCGGCACGGCGTCGTCCGGCTGCTGTTCCAGCCGCACGGCCGATACCCGGCCGGACTGAACCGGCTCGAAAAGCGGCAGGCGTCCGCCATGCAGCAGATTGTGCACAAGTGACGAGATGAAGACGGTCTTGCCGGACCGGGAAAGCCCCGTGACGCCAAGGCGGATAGCCGGATTGACAAGACTCGAGGCGCGGTCTGCGAGGTTATCGAGCGCAATGCGCGCGTCGTCGGTCAGTGATGTCAAGCTTGGCGGCAAGGCGGGTTTCCGGTTGTCAGTGCTCAAGCATATAGGATGCGGATGCTGCCCGAAAAAGAAGCGACGCGAAAGACGTCAGTCGTGCAGAAAGTCCGTGAGCTTCCACTCTGCGGCTGCGCCGTCGAAATCGACGACCGCAAGGCCGGCCGTGGGAAAGCCATTCGGCAACGCACGCAGCAGGGCATCGTAACCGATGAGCGCTTCGAGCGCCTGCTCGGTCGTCGGGTTGTGGCCGACCAGCATGACGGAGCCGACGTTTTGGGTATTGATGATCTCGAGATAGACATCGGGGGTGGCATTGTAGAGTTCATCGACGTAGAGGATGTCGAGCGACAGTCCCATGGCGCGGTGCACGGCGTCCGCGGTCTCGCGGCAGCGCCTTGCCGTGGAACTGATCAAAAGATCCGGCCGGTAGCCCTTATCAGCTGCGCGGTCTGCCACGAGTTCGGCGTCGTCATAGCCCCTATCGTTCAGGGGCCGGTCGAAATCCCGTTCGCCGGGCTGCGCCCAGGCGGCTTCTGCGTGCCGCAACAGATAGATTCGTGAGGGTGGAGGCAAGGTTGCGGCCATAGAAGAATCCACGAGCGAAGGAGCCTTTTCAGTAGCGTCCGCGGATCACCGGCGTCAACCGCATCGGCACAGCGACGGCGCAAAACAGCAAGCCCAACACACCTTCTTGAACGGGAAGCAAAAACAAACAATCCTAATAGTGATGCAAAAATAAATTGTTAGCTTCAAAATATGACAGATTTAAAAATCTGTTTACCTGTCGTATTTGGCTTGAATCCGCGATAGCGCTTGGGATATACACCCCGCCATATGAGATGTTCTTCAGGAGAATCGCGTTGAGTGAGAAGATCGATCTTAGCAGTTACGTTCCCTCGGAAGACGAGGAATTCATGAACGCAAGCCAGCGGGCTTACTTCAGAGCCAAGCTCGTAGCCTGGAGGAACGATATCCTTAGAGAAGCGCGCGAGACGCTCGATCATCTCGCAGAAGAAAGCGCCAACCACCCGGACCTCGCGGACCGGGCCTCTTCCGAAACAGACCGGGCGATCGAACTTCGCGCCCGTGACCGCCAGAGAAAGCTGATTTCCAAGATCGATGCAGCATTGCAGCGTATCGAAGACGGTACCTACGGCTACTGCGAGGAAACCGGCGAGCCGATCGGCATCAAGCGCCTCGACGCACGTCCGATCGCAACGCTGTCGATCGAAGCGCAGGAGCGTCATGAGCGCCGCGAGAAGGTCTATCGCGACGAATAGGCTTTCGGCCCCGTTGCAGAATATCGAAGGCACCGCGGTTTGCGGTGCCTTTTTTCTGTGGTGCGCCAGGCATGGCGCGTGGTGCGTGAGCACCGTTTGGCCGGGGTGGTATCCGGCCGCTGACTTGGAGGTGAGAGTCCTCTGCGGGCCCTGGTGATGGGAACCGTTAGCTGAACAGCAAGGGCGTCGCCGCGAGGCGGGGTCTGAAGGAAGCTGCAGGCAAAGTGCCGGCCTGACGAACAGGAAGCGCATATGAGGCGTCCGCATCCGGGCGAGGGGGCCACAACACCCGAAGCCCGATATCACCCGGAGGGTGCGGGCGTAGATGCGACAGGTATTTGGCACGAAGGTCACGCGTCTTACCCTGGGAGGTCTGCCGACCTGCCCCTGGTTTCAGGTGGGCTACCGGCGTCGAAAGGCGTCGGGACGGGGCGGCAGAAGTCAGCAGACGCCGTAGTAGCCGGACCAAGCGGTGAAGGGCTGAACATGGAGTGCCGGACGGAGACCGGTCTTTCGATGGTGAGAACAGACGCAGAAGACGGAGTTGAGATGCTCCGTGCCCATGCCGAGAGTAGCGGCCGGAAGCCGCGAGGGCAGGCATTGGGTGCATCAGACACCACGGCAGGACCGTCATCCTCTCGACCGGAGGCGAATGAGCGACTGATGGAGACGATCCTCAGCCGCGAGAACATGATGGCGGCTTACCGCCGGGTGGTAGCGAACAAGGGTGCGCCGGGCGTCGATAAGATGACGGTGGACCAACTGAAGCCTTACCTCGCGACGCACTGGCCACACATCAGGGAAGACTTGCTGGCGGACCGCTACAGGCCGGCGCCGGTGCGCGGGGTGGAAATCCCCAAGCCCGGCGGCAAAGGGATGCGGCAATTGGGCATCCCGACCGCTCTGGACCGGCTTATCCAGCAGGCGATGCATCAGGTGCTGATGCCGATCTTCGACCCGGACTTCTCTGCCTCCTCCTACGGCTTCCGGCCGGGGCGGAGCGCCCACGATGCGGTTCTTGCCGCCCGGTCACATGTCGCCGATGGCCGCCGTTTCGTGGTCGACCTTGATCTGGAGAAGTTCTTCGACCGAGTGAACCACGATGTCCTGATGGCACGCGTGGCACGCAAGGTCACGGACAAGCGGGTGCTGCGGCTGATCCGCCGCTACCTGCAGGCCGGGCTGATGACGGGCGGGATCGAAACGGCACGCAGCGAGGGCACCCCGCAAGGCGGTCCACTCTCGCCGCTGCTATCGAACGTCCTGCTGGATGATCTCGACAAGGAGCTGGAACGGCGCGGTCATGCCTTCTGCCGCTACGCCGACGACTGCAATGTCTATGTGCGGTCGCGACGTGCCGGCGAGCGGGTCATGGCCTCGCTGACCCGCTTCCTCGCCGAGCGGCTGAAGCTCACGGTCAATGGCGCCAAAAGCGCCGTGGACCGACCATGGAAGCGCACCTTTCTTGCCTACACCATGACCGCCCATAAAGCGCCACGCTTATTGATTGCGGCACCGAGTGTGAAGCGGCTGCGGGACAGGTTGAAGGGGGCGTTTCGCGCAGGGCGCGGTCGCGCCTTTGGCGCCACCATCAAGGACCTCGCCCCGATCCTGCGGGGTTGGATGGCCTACTTCCGGCTGACCGAAGGCAAAGGGGTCTTGGAGGAGCTTGATGGCTGGCTGCGGCGCCGGTTGCGCTGCATCCTATGGCGGCAATGGAAGCGATCAGCTACGCGCGCCATGCGGCTGAGGCAACGAGGCCTGACGGAAGAGCGTGCATGTGAATCGGCCGGCAATGGCCGCGGTCCCTGGTGGAACGCCGGGGCCAGCCACATGAACGATGCCTTCCGCAAGGCCTTCTTTGACCAACTCGGGCTGATCTCACTTCAGCAGGAGCTCCAACGCCTAAATCACGCTCGATGAACCGCCGTGTACGGAACCGTACGCACGGTGGTGTGGGAGGAGGGATGCCGTAAGGCTCCCTCCTACCCGATCGCCCAGCATGATCGACAGCTTGGCGGTGTAAGTCCTTTTCCCAGCAATGGCGAGCGCGGGGCTGTTGCTGATGCGCCATGGGCCGTGTGCACTGCCGGCGGTTTGTGCCGCCAGATCGTGACTGACACCACAGCGCCCTGCCGAACGCTTTCCTCGCAAGCATAGGCCTCGCTTCCGTCGTGCCCGCCAAGGCTGCATAACCAGCCGAACCGCCCTGTACGGACCCGTACGCAGGGTGGTGTGGGAGGGGCGGAACCGCAAGGTTCCCCCCTATCCCGATCGCTCACTTTTCGCGATTGACGCTCATTTCGCCGAAGATGCGGGCCACTTCCTTTTGAAGGTCGGCATCGGCGCCGGTGATCGGCGCCATTTCCGGATCGCGGCGCGGCAGGCTGCCGGATTGCGGCGGAACCGGGCGGGTGGGCGCGTTCGGTGTGGGAACGATGCGCTGCGCAGCGAGTGTATTGTTCATCTCTTCCTGAAGAATGCGTTCGAAATCGCTGGGCGATTCCTTCGGAGCTGCGGCTGCGTCGCCGGTAACAACCGGCACGCCTTCGGCAACGGTCGGAAGGCTCTGCGCCGGCGGCGTCGAGACCTGCGGCTCCACCCGCTGCTGCGGCAGAACGCGCTGGCGGGCCGCGTCGAGGATGTCGGCGGCGCTGGCTGCCTCGATCACCGGGGAGACGGGGCGCTCAGGTGGCCTCGGAATGATCGGTGGCGGAGCAGTGGGGCTGGCAGGCTCCCGTGCGATGTTTGCCGCCACGGTCGATGTTACTGCCGGCTCTGGTTCAGCAGGCGCCGCGGAAGGAGCGGCCACTGCGGGATGCAGACGCGGCTCGACGGCAGGCGCGGGTGCCGGAGCGTAGGGTTCAGCAGCTTCGGGTTCGCGCTCGAAGGCTGCGACGGGCCTTGCAGGCTCGGCACGCGGCTCTTGGGGCATCGCGACGACCGGTTCAGGCTGAGGCTGGGGCGCCGGCGGGGCTATGAATGCGCGCTCCGAGCCGTCGTCGGTATCCTGCAGGATGCGGCTTTCGATAACGATGTCAGTCGGGCCGCCGATCATGATCAGATGCTCGACGTCGTCACGGCGCACGAGCACCAGCCGGCGGCGCGTATCGACGGCTGCAGCATCCAGCACCTGCAGACGTGGCTGCCGGTTCTTGCCGCCGCGCACGAAGGGCGAAGGCGCCCGGCTGCGGAGGATCCACATGATGCCGATCAGGAGCAGCAGCGCGATGCCGACGCCGCCCGCTGCGAGGAGGAAACGGCTGCCATAGGCGCCCATTACTTCGTCGAACATGGTCTTCTACTCCGGTTGCGGCATTCGCCATAACATGACGGCTTTTCAGCTCCTTAGGCAATAGGCTGCCTGCTTGTCCAGTCACGGCCGAACACAAGGACCTGTTTCTGGTTGTCGAAAGTGGCGCCGTTCGTTGTGAATTCAAGCATTCTTGGCTCTTCATACTGTTTTGGCGGACGCAGCAACTTGCTAAGAAGGAACGAACGCCTGATTCCTGCTTTCTCTTGAGAATATAAGCGAATGCTGAACAGGCTCATGCGAGGAATAGATGACGACACCACGTCAGGCTGACGACTACAATGCCCCGATCGTGGATCGCGGAGGACGTTCGGGAACGGCTGTTCGCATCATTCTTCTGGCGCTTGTGCTTGTCGCAGCCGCAGCCGCCTTCGTCTACTTCAAGGATTCGCTTGAAAACGAGATGGTTCTTGGCGTCCTCGGCGTGCTGGCCATGGTCGGCATCTTCTTCCTCGTTTCGTCGGTTATCGGCTTCATCGAGGTCATGCCGCAGCGGCAATCGGATAGCCTTGCGCGGTCGTTTCTCAACAGCCACCCGGACGGTTCGCTGATCACCGACGAGAAAGGGCGGATCATCTATGCCAACGCCGCCTACGGAAAGCTGACGGGCGCCCGCAAACCGACCGAGGTGCAGACTCTCGAAGCGCTGCTTTCGCGCCACCGGGAATCGAACGAAGCGCTTTACCGTCTGTCGAACGGGCTGCGCGAGGGCAGGGAAGGGCAGGAGGAATTCCGCCTGCTGCGTGCTCTTGGCCCGGCAACGAACAATTCCGGCGCTCACTGGTACCGTCTCAAGGCGCGGAC from Rhizobium sullae includes:
- the dksA gene encoding RNA polymerase-binding protein DksA, with translation MSEKIDLSSYVPSEDEEFMNASQRAYFRAKLVAWRNDILREARETLDHLAEESANHPDLADRASSETDRAIELRARDRQRKLISKIDAALQRIEDGTYGYCEETGEPIGIKRLDARPIATLSIEAQERHERREKVYRDE
- a CDS encoding SixA phosphatase family protein codes for the protein MAATLPPPSRIYLLRHAEAAWAQPGERDFDRPLNDRGYDDAELVADRAADKGYRPDLLISSTARRCRETADAVHRAMGLSLDILYVDELYNATPDVYLEIINTQNVGSVMLVGHNPTTEQALEALIGYDALLRALPNGFPTAGLAVVDFDGAAAEWKLTDFLHD
- the ltrA gene encoding group II intron reverse transcriptase/maturase, with translation METILSRENMMAAYRRVVANKGAPGVDKMTVDQLKPYLATHWPHIREDLLADRYRPAPVRGVEIPKPGGKGMRQLGIPTALDRLIQQAMHQVLMPIFDPDFSASSYGFRPGRSAHDAVLAARSHVADGRRFVVDLDLEKFFDRVNHDVLMARVARKVTDKRVLRLIRRYLQAGLMTGGIETARSEGTPQGGPLSPLLSNVLLDDLDKELERRGHAFCRYADDCNVYVRSRRAGERVMASLTRFLAERLKLTVNGAKSAVDRPWKRTFLAYTMTAHKAPRLLIAAPSVKRLRDRLKGAFRAGRGRAFGATIKDLAPILRGWMAYFRLTEGKGVLEELDGWLRRRLRCILWRQWKRSATRAMRLRQRGLTEERACESAGNGRGPWWNAGASHMNDAFRKAFFDQLGLISLQQELQRLNHAR
- a CDS encoding flagellar biosynthetic protein FliO, whose product is MFDEVMGAYGSRFLLAAGGVGIALLLLIGIMWILRSRAPSPFVRGGKNRQPRLQVLDAAAVDTRRRLVLVRRDDVEHLIMIGGPTDIVIESRILQDTDDGSERAFIAPPAPQPQPEPVVAMPQEPRAEPARPVAAFEREPEAAEPYAPAPAPAVEPRLHPAVAAPSAAPAEPEPAVTSTVAANIAREPASPTAPPPIIPRPPERPVSPVIEAASAADILDAARQRVLPQQRVEPQVSTPPAQSLPTVAEGVPVVTGDAAAAPKESPSDFERILQEEMNNTLAAQRIVPTPNAPTRPVPPQSGSLPRRDPEMAPITGADADLQKEVARIFGEMSVNREK